A single genomic interval of Antarcticibacterium arcticum harbors:
- a CDS encoding UbiA prenyltransferase family protein: MGMIVSAFNQPPAILFIAAISGGFTLLYALPVFSKNRNLRALPGLKIYVIGLVVSIVTVLMPLVLYEELLERDILIEFLQRFLMVIALVIPFEIRDLKFDLIQLNTIPQKIGVARSKILGYILVSLVVSAEFLKQEILPENLVSLIGVGIITLLFLKGSQIKQGEYYASFWVEAIPVMWLFLQIGFTGVM; the protein is encoded by the coding sequence ATGGGAATGATCGTTAGCGCTTTTAATCAGCCGCCAGCAATCCTTTTTATTGCGGCAATTTCAGGTGGGTTTACACTTTTATATGCCTTACCCGTATTTAGTAAAAACAGAAATTTACGGGCTTTACCCGGGTTAAAGATCTATGTGATTGGCTTAGTGGTTTCTATAGTCACCGTACTTATGCCACTGGTTTTATATGAAGAGTTGCTGGAAAGAGATATTTTAATTGAATTCCTTCAGCGGTTTTTAATGGTGATTGCCCTGGTAATTCCTTTTGAGATCAGGGACCTGAAATTTGATCTGATACAGCTCAATACTATTCCACAGAAAATTGGTGTAGCGCGCAGTAAAATATTGGGTTATATTCTGGTAAGCCTTGTGGTTTCTGCTGAGTTTCTAAAACAGGAGATTCTGCCGGAGAATTTGGTGAGTTTGATTGGAGTGGGAATAATTACACTATTATTTTTGAAGGGATCTCAAATAAAGCAGGGGGAATATTATGCATCTTTCTGGGTAGAGGCTATCCCGGTAATGTGGTTATTTTTACAAATTGGATTTACCGGAGTTATGTAG
- a CDS encoding sigma-70 family RNA polymerase sigma factor, producing MATNQIDPTKWVDKYSDYLFNYTIVRVNDRDLANDIISETFLAGLKSMKNFKGEATERTWLISILKRKIIDYYRKINSNKGKAEVRLNYNDVDNEGDWLEEQAPDRFELNAEDQMENEELGLAILECMDNLTEKQARIFKMKTIDGMDTETICNEFNITPSNLWVIIHRARVTLAECLEKNWF from the coding sequence ATGGCAACAAATCAAATAGATCCAACTAAATGGGTCGATAAATATTCAGATTATCTGTTCAATTACACCATAGTAAGGGTAAATGACAGGGACCTGGCAAATGATATCATCTCTGAAACCTTTTTAGCGGGTTTAAAATCCATGAAAAATTTTAAAGGAGAAGCTACAGAACGTACCTGGCTTATTTCCATTTTAAAAAGGAAGATCATTGATTACTATCGCAAAATAAACTCCAATAAAGGAAAAGCGGAAGTTAGATTAAATTACAATGATGTGGATAATGAAGGGGACTGGCTGGAAGAACAGGCCCCCGACAGGTTTGAGCTAAATGCAGAAGATCAAATGGAAAATGAAGAACTGGGACTCGCCATCCTGGAATGCATGGATAATTTGACCGAGAAACAGGCCAGGATCTTTAAAATGAAAACGATTGATGGCATGGATACCGAGACTATATGTAATGAGTTCAATATCACCCCGTCTAACCTTTGGGTGATTATTCACAGGGCCCGCGTAACTTTGGCTGAATGCTTAGAAAAAAACTGGTTTTAG
- a CDS encoding M3 family metallopeptidase: MNPLLQNFETAPFSKIKNEHFKPAIRQAIQIAREEIDLISSSPGAPTFENTIEKLEFSGRQLDLVTNIFFNLNSAETNDEIQKIAQEVSPLLAEFRNDIILNKSLFEKVKAVYMDRNSYDLSVEQKMLLDKKYKAFSRNGANLTEDNKAILREIDKELSSLSLKFGENVLAETNRFELHITNEKDLEGLPESVRDEAQEVALSKEKTGWIFTLEYPSYIPFMKYAANRELRREMALAFGAKGFHGDELDNQEIVLKTANLRFERANLLGYPNHAAFVLEERMAETPAKVEAFLQDLLEKSKPAAEKEYEELEAFAKELDPIDRLEKWDAAFYGEKLKQKLFDLDDEKLKPYFKLENVIEGVFKVSNKLFDLQFREVFDVDKYHQDVKTYQVIDGKNEQIALFYADFHPRPGKRDGAWMTVYRPQFLYENKNMRPHISIVCNFTKPTKNTPSLLTFNEVTTLFHEFGHALHGILADTQYPSLSGTSVFWDFVELPSQVLENWCYEPEALQLFAKHYETGEVIPQELIEKIKKASNFHEGMATLRQISFGMLDMSWHGIDPTNISDVKSHEDTAFKPTQLYPEVAENCMSTSFSHIFQGGYSAGYYSYKWAEVLDADTFEYFMEEGIFSKEIAQKFREHILSKGGTEHPMTLYKRFRGKEPQPAALLKRAGLLPK, encoded by the coding sequence ATGAATCCACTGTTGCAAAATTTTGAAACCGCTCCCTTTTCAAAAATTAAAAATGAGCATTTTAAACCTGCAATTCGCCAGGCAATTCAAATTGCGAGGGAAGAAATTGATCTTATTTCAAGTTCACCGGGGGCACCAACCTTTGAAAATACTATTGAAAAGCTGGAATTCTCTGGCCGGCAACTGGATCTTGTAACAAATATTTTTTTCAATCTCAACTCAGCGGAAACCAATGATGAGATACAGAAAATCGCGCAGGAAGTCTCCCCTTTACTAGCTGAATTCAGAAATGATATAATCCTGAATAAATCTTTGTTCGAGAAAGTTAAGGCGGTTTATATGGATAGGAACTCCTATGATCTTAGCGTAGAGCAAAAAATGCTGTTGGATAAAAAGTACAAGGCTTTTTCGAGGAATGGGGCAAATCTCACCGAAGACAATAAGGCCATCCTACGTGAAATTGACAAAGAACTGTCATCTCTGAGTTTAAAGTTTGGTGAAAATGTTTTAGCTGAAACCAATAGATTTGAGCTTCATATTACCAACGAGAAAGATCTTGAAGGCTTGCCTGAAAGTGTAAGAGACGAGGCACAAGAAGTTGCACTTTCCAAAGAGAAGACAGGTTGGATCTTCACCCTTGAATATCCCAGCTATATTCCCTTTATGAAGTATGCCGCGAACAGGGAATTAAGAAGAGAAATGGCATTGGCATTTGGTGCAAAAGGCTTTCATGGAGATGAGCTCGATAATCAGGAAATCGTGCTTAAAACCGCCAATCTAAGATTTGAACGCGCGAACCTTCTTGGTTATCCAAATCATGCGGCATTCGTGCTGGAGGAACGCATGGCTGAAACCCCGGCAAAGGTGGAGGCTTTTTTACAAGACCTTCTGGAAAAATCTAAACCCGCCGCTGAAAAAGAATACGAGGAACTTGAGGCATTTGCCAAAGAACTTGATCCTATTGACCGGCTGGAAAAATGGGATGCGGCTTTTTACGGTGAGAAATTAAAACAAAAATTATTTGATCTGGATGACGAAAAATTAAAACCCTATTTTAAACTGGAAAATGTAATAGAGGGGGTTTTTAAGGTCTCCAATAAACTATTTGACCTCCAGTTCAGGGAAGTATTTGATGTTGATAAATACCATCAAGATGTAAAAACCTATCAGGTAATAGACGGGAAAAATGAACAAATAGCACTTTTTTATGCCGATTTTCATCCCCGGCCCGGAAAAAGAGATGGTGCCTGGATGACGGTTTACAGGCCACAATTTTTATATGAAAATAAAAATATGCGACCGCATATCTCTATTGTGTGCAATTTTACTAAACCCACAAAAAACACTCCCTCCCTCTTAACTTTTAACGAGGTTACAACCCTATTCCACGAATTTGGCCACGCATTACACGGTATACTCGCCGATACCCAATACCCGAGCCTCTCCGGCACCAGCGTGTTCTGGGATTTTGTAGAGTTACCAAGCCAGGTGCTTGAAAACTGGTGTTATGAACCCGAAGCCCTGCAGTTATTTGCAAAGCATTATGAAACCGGTGAAGTAATTCCGCAGGAATTGATAGAAAAAATTAAAAAAGCATCCAATTTTCACGAAGGAATGGCAACCCTTCGCCAAATAAGTTTTGGAATGCTTGATATGAGCTGGCATGGTATTGATCCCACAAATATCAGCGATGTAAAATCACATGAAGACACTGCATTTAAACCTACCCAACTTTATCCGGAAGTGGCTGAAAATTGCATGAGCACCTCTTTTTCACATATATTTCAGGGTGGATATTCAGCCGGGTATTATTCCTATAAGTGGGCAGAAGTGCTGGATGCTGATACTTTTGAATATTTCATGGAGGAAGGCATCTTCAGTAAAGAAATAGCGCAAAAATTCAGGGAACATATTCTTTCGAAAGGGGGAACCGAACATCCAATGACCCTTTATAAAAGATTTAGAGGAAAAGAACCTCAACCCGCTGCATTGTTAAAACGTGCAGGACTTTTACCAAAATAG
- the purE gene encoding 5-(carboxyamino)imidazole ribonucleotide mutase, translated as MSKVAVIMGSTSDLPVMQEAIDILKGFDIEVEVDIVSAHRTPEKLFDYGKNAHTRGINVIIAGAGGAAHLPGMVASLSPLPVIGVPVKSSNSIDGWDSVLSILQMPGGVPVATVALNGAKNAGILAAQILAATDKCMIDKILVYKEGLKQKVIEGAANMKK; from the coding sequence ATGAGTAAAGTAGCAGTAATAATGGGAAGCACCAGTGATCTTCCCGTTATGCAGGAAGCAATTGATATTTTAAAAGGTTTTGATATTGAGGTAGAAGTTGACATAGTATCTGCCCACCGCACCCCGGAGAAATTATTTGATTACGGAAAAAATGCACATACGCGGGGAATAAATGTCATTATTGCCGGAGCGGGAGGAGCAGCCCATTTACCTGGGATGGTCGCATCCCTCTCTCCCCTACCAGTTATTGGAGTGCCGGTAAAATCAAGCAACTCCATCGATGGTTGGGATTCTGTACTTTCAATCTTACAAATGCCGGGTGGAGTTCCTGTTGCCACCGTTGCACTTAACGGGGCCAAAAATGCCGGTATTCTTGCCGCACAAATCCTGGCAGCTACAGATAAATGCATGATTGATAAGATCCTGGTATACAAGGAAGGCTTGAAGCAAAAAGTAATTGAAGGCGCCGCCAATATGAAAAAATAA